TGGCATCCAGCACCGAGCGGATGGTGCCATCCAGGGAAAGAGAATCGGAAATAACCGGCCCCTGCGCGTGGGCCGCGCCGGCCCCTGAAACGAGCCCGAGGGCAAGCAGCGGAGCGGCAAATGTTGGTCGGGAAAGCATCGGAATACGACTTGTTGGTGAACGGCCTTTACCTAACCTTGTGCCAACCCATTAAAGCCGGATTAATTTTTCCAAAAAGCAGCTTTAGCAGCGCGCAAACAAGGAAAATTATTTTCAGTGCGGCCTCGTAAAACTATGCGTGCCCTACGCGGTTATCCTTACATATCAGGAAATCCTGAACTCTATTCCTGATATGTAAGGAAAAAACTCCCGCGATGATGCCGAACCAAGACGAATCCCTGCTGCTCTATCTGAACGAGGCCATAGCTACTACTCGGAGCAAGGAAAAGCTGTTTCAGATTGTGACGGAAAAGCTCCGGCTGGTCTTTGCCTTCGACATGATTGCCGTGGTTACCCTCGACGCCGGGCACCAGTTCAAGCGCCTGTTTATGCGCGACTACATGGGCGACGTGCCCGACAGCGCGGCCCAGATGACGGAGGCCACGCTGGTAGCCGGCTCCCCCACCGAGCTGTTTATCCGCGACCCGCGGGTGCAGCAGGTCGACATCCGGGAGCTGACGCCCGACTACCCCGACTTCATGCCCTTCGTGCTGATGGCGCAGCGCGGCATCTACTACACCACCTTCGTGCCGCTGCGCACGGGCGGGCAGCTCATTGGCCTGCTCTCGATGGCCGCCCGGCGCCGGCCCGACTTTACGGCCGAAGACCGCGCCCTGCTGGAAAAAATCGGGAGCCTGATTGCCGTGGCCGTCAGCAACACCCTGGCGTTCGAGGAAGTGGCCCGGCGCGAGCGGGAAAAGTCGTTGCAGTTGACGGTGAACAACGCCCTGCTCAGCCGCAAAGACCGGGCGGCGCTGTTTCTGACCGTGGCCGAGGAAATTGACCGGATTGTGGCCATCGACTACTTCGGCGTCCGGATTCGGCGGCCTGCCACCGGCACCCAGGGCTTCGTGGAATTCGCCAAGCAGCCCGACGGCACGTTTCTGCTTCTGGACGAAAGCCGCTGGGAAGGCGTGCCCGAGCGGGAGCAGATGCAGGCCGAAATCATCGGGGCCTTCACCGAGCCGGTGATGTTCACCGGGCCCGAGTTTGAGTTGGCCGCCCGGCGCTACCGCATGCTGCAGTACGCCATGGAAAAGAACGGCACCCGCTCGATGCTGGGCGTGCCGCTCTGGAACAAGGGCGAGCATGCCGCCGCCCTGGTGCTGGCCAGCCACCGCCCCGACGCCTTCACCTCCGACGACCTGCACCTGGTGATGAGCTTGGCCCCGCAGATTACGCTGGCCATGCAAAACCTGTACGCCTTCGAGCAGATTGAGGCGCTACGGGCCCAGCTGGAGCGCGAAAAAACCTACCTCATCGACGAAATCAACACCACGGCCAAGTTCGAGGATTTCGTGGGGCAGAGCGCCGTGATGCAGCAGGTCCAGACCCGCATTGCCCAGGTGGCCCCCACCGATACCACGGTGCTGATTACCGGCGAAACCGGGACCGGCAAAGAGCTGGTGGCCCGGGCCCTGCACAACCTCTCGCCCCGCCACGACCGGGCCCTGATTAAGCTCAACTGCGCCGCCCTGCCTGCTCAGCTGATCGAAAGTGAGCTGTTTGGGCACGAGAAGGGCGCCTTCACCGGGGCCCACGACCGGCGCATCGGCAAGTTTGAGCTGGCCGACGGCGGCACGATTTTCTTGGATGAGGTGGGCGAGTTGCCGCTCGATTTGCAGGCCAAGCTGCTGCGGGTGCTCCAGGAAAAGGAGTTTGAAAGAATCGGGGGCCGGCGCGTTATCCACACCGACGTGCGGGTTATTGCGGCCACCAACCGCGTGCTGGAAGACGAGGTAGCCGCCGGCCGCTTCCGCGCCGACTTATACTACCGCCTCAACGTGTTTCCGGTGCAGCTGCCGGCCCTGCGCGAACGGCCCGAGGACATCGAGCCGCTGATGCGGCACTTCCTGGAACGCTTCACCAAGCAGATGGGCAAGCCCGTGCGCGGCTTGCGCGAGCGGGACCTGCGCACGATGCGCCTTTACGGCTGGCCCGGCAACGTGCGGGAGCTGGAACACGTGCTCGAACAGGCCGTCATCGTGAGCCAGGGGCCGTTTCTGGAATTTTCGGGCTTTTCGGCCGTGGCCGCCCAGGCGGGCGGGCAGCCCGCCCGCCCGGCGGCCAACGAGCCGCTGAAAACGCTGAAGGAGCAGGAGCGCGACCATATTATGGCGGCGCTGAAACGGACCGGCGGCCGGGTAAGCGGCCCCAACGGCGCGGCCGCCATCCTCGACATCAACGCCAAAACCCTGGAAGCCCGCATGAAAAAGCTAGGTATCCGGCGCGAACACCAGGTGACAGAGTAGGCAGCCGGGCCGAACCCGGGGCGGTTTGTTAGCGTTTTGCGTGTACTTTTCCCGTTGATGCCCGATTCTACCG
This window of the Hymenobacter aquaticus genome carries:
- a CDS encoding sigma-54-dependent Fis family transcriptional regulator codes for the protein MMPNQDESLLLYLNEAIATTRSKEKLFQIVTEKLRLVFAFDMIAVVTLDAGHQFKRLFMRDYMGDVPDSAAQMTEATLVAGSPTELFIRDPRVQQVDIRELTPDYPDFMPFVLMAQRGIYYTTFVPLRTGGQLIGLLSMAARRRPDFTAEDRALLEKIGSLIAVAVSNTLAFEEVARREREKSLQLTVNNALLSRKDRAALFLTVAEEIDRIVAIDYFGVRIRRPATGTQGFVEFAKQPDGTFLLLDESRWEGVPEREQMQAEIIGAFTEPVMFTGPEFELAARRYRMLQYAMEKNGTRSMLGVPLWNKGEHAAALVLASHRPDAFTSDDLHLVMSLAPQITLAMQNLYAFEQIEALRAQLEREKTYLIDEINTTAKFEDFVGQSAVMQQVQTRIAQVAPTDTTVLITGETGTGKELVARALHNLSPRHDRALIKLNCAALPAQLIESELFGHEKGAFTGAHDRRIGKFELADGGTIFLDEVGELPLDLQAKLLRVLQEKEFERIGGRRVIHTDVRVIAATNRVLEDEVAAGRFRADLYYRLNVFPVQLPALRERPEDIEPLMRHFLERFTKQMGKPVRGLRERDLRTMRLYGWPGNVRELEHVLEQAVIVSQGPFLEFSGFSAVAAQAGGQPARPAANEPLKTLKEQERDHIMAALKRTGGRVSGPNGAAAILDINAKTLEARMKKLGIRREHQVTE